A genomic window from Glycine soja cultivar W05 chromosome 10, ASM419377v2, whole genome shotgun sequence includes:
- the LOC114369205 gene encoding transcription termination factor MTERF6, chloroplastic/mitochondrial-like, with product MEITSSHNSGSMMWFFKDKGFDDNSAQGMFRKCRRLEGVHQERASENWDYLRSIGIEERKLPSIVSKCPKILALDLYEKIVPTVECLRTLGTKPNEVASAIAKFPHILSNSVEEKLCPLLAFFQTLGIPEKQIGKMILLNPRLVSYSIATKLTEIVNFLANLGLNKDGMIGKVIVRDPYIMGYSVDKRLRPTSEFLKSIGLSEADLQAVAVNFPAILSRDVNKLLVPNYAYLKKRGFEDRQIVALVVGFPPILIKSIQNSLEPRIKFLVDVMGRQVDEVIDYPCFFRHGLKRRIEPRYKLLKERSLNCSLSEMLDCNRKKFFMKFGLLEGHALSN from the coding sequence ATGGAGATCACGAGCAGCCATAACAGCGGCAGCATGATgtggtttttcaaagataagGGCTTTGATGACAACAGTGCACAAGGAATGTTCCGAAAGTGCCGGCGCCTCGAGGGTGTGCACCAAGAAAGAGCAAGTGAGAATTGGGACTATTTGAGAAGCATTGGCATTGAGGAAAGGAAGCTACCCtcaattgtttcaaaatgccCCAAAATTCTTGCATTGGATCTTTATGAGAAGATTGTGCCCACTGTTGAGTGTCTCAGGACATTAGGAACAAAACCTAATGAGGTTGCTTCTGCCATAGCCAAATTTCCTCACATACTGTCGAACAGCGTGGAAGAGAAGCTTTGTCCCCTTTTGGCGTTCTTTCAGACTCTAGGTATCCCTGAAAAGCAAATTGGGAAAATGATACTGCTCAACCCTAGGCTTGTTAGCTACAGCATTGCAACGAAGCTGACGGAAATTGTGAACTTCCTTGCCAACCTTGGTCTCAATAAGGATGGAATGATCGGAAAAGTTATAGTCAGAGACCCATATATTATGGGTTATAGTGTCGATAAGAGGCTCCGCCCTACTTCGGAGTTTCTCAAGTCAATAGGGCTGAGTGAGGCAGATCTTCAGGCGGTGGCTGTGAACTTCCCGGCAATCTTGAGTAGAGATGTGAACAAGCTTTTGGTACCCAATTATGCATATCTAAAGAAACGTGGATTTGAAGACAGACAGATAGTTGCTTTGGTGGTTGGTTTTCCTCCTATCCTGATCAAGAGCATCCAAAATTCGTTAGAACCAAGAATCAAGTTTTTAGTAGATGTAATGGGGAGACAAGTTGACGAAGTCATTGATTATCCTTGCTTCTTTCGTCATGGTCTGAAGAGAAGAATAGAACCACGGTACAAACTTCTAAAGGAGAGGAGTTTAAATTGTAGCTTGAGTGAAATGTTGGATTGTAATAGGAAGAAGTTCTTCATGAAATTTGGCTTGTTAGAAGGACATGCCTTGAGTAACTAG
- the LOC114370963 gene encoding S-adenosylmethionine synthase 1 gives METFLFTSESVNEGHPDKICDQVSDAILDACLEQDKESKVACETCTKTNMVMVFGEITTKAKVNYEKIVRDTCRGIGFVSADVGLDADKCNVLVNIEQQSPDIAQGVHGHLTKKPEEIGAGDQGHMFGYATDETPELMPLTHVLATKLGAKLTEVRKNNTCPWLRPDGKTQVTVEYRNDGGAMVPIRVHTVLISTQHDETVTNEQIAKDLKEHVIKPVIPAEYLDDKTIFHLNPSGRFVIGGPHGDAGLTGRKIIIDTYGGWGAHGGGAFSGKDPTKVDRSGAYIVRQAAKSVVASGLARRCIVQVSYAIGVPDPLSVFVDTYKTGKIPDSDILALIKENFDFRPGMISINLDLMRGGNFRYQKTAAYGHFGRDDPDFTWETVKILKPSA, from the coding sequence ATGGAAACCTTCCTCTTCACCTCAGAATCTGTAAATGAAGGCCACCCCGACAAGATCTGTGACCAGGTTTCGGATGCCATCCTCGATGCTTGCTTGGAGCAGGACAAAGAGAGCAAGGTTGCCTGCGAGACCTGTACAAAAACCAACATGGTCATGGTCTTTGGTGAGATCACAACCAAGGCCAAGGTGAACTACGAGAAAATAGTCCGCGACACTTGCAGAGGTATTGGTTTTGTGTCTGCTGATGTTGGTCTCGATGCTGACAAGTGCAATGTTCTTGTCAACATCGAGCAACAGAGCCCCGACATTGCACAGGGAGTTCATGGTCACCTGACCAAGAAGCCCGAGGAAATTGGAGCCGGTGATCAAGGCCACATGTTTGGTTATGCCACAGATGAAACACCTGAGCTAATGCCACTCACTCATGTGCTAGCTACCAAGCTTGGTGCCAAGCTCACTGAAGTGAGAAAGAACAATACATGTCCTTGGTTGAGGCCTGATGGAAAAACCCAAGTGACTGTTGAGTATAGGAATGATGGTGGGGCAATGGTCCCTATCCGTGTGCACACAGTCCTCATCTCAACCCAACATGATGAAACTGTGACTAATGAACAAATCGCAAAAGATTTGAAAGAGCATGTGATAAAGCCTGTGATTCCAGCTGAGTACCTTGATGACAAGACCATCTTCCACCTAAACCCTTCAGGTAGGTTTGTGATTGGAGGGCCTCATGGAGATGCAGGACTAACTGGGAGGAAGATCATCATTGATACCTATGGTGGGTGGGGTGCTCATGGTGGAGGTGCCTTCTCTGGCAAGGATCCTACCAAGGTTGATAGGAGTGGCGCATACATTGTTAGGCAGGCAGCAAAGAGTGTGGTGGCTTCGGGGCTCGCACGCCGTTGCattgtgcaggtttcatatgCAATTGGAGTGCCTGATCCACTGTCTGTGTTTGTTGACACCTACAAAACTGGAAAGATACCTGACAGTGACATTCTGGCTTTGATTAAGGAGAATTTTGACTTCAGGCCTGGAATGATTTCCATCAATCTTGACCTCATGAGAGGGGGAAACTTCAGGTACCAGAAGACTGCTGCTTATGGACATTTTGGAAGAGATGATCCTGATTTCACATGGGAGACAGTGAAGATACTCAAGCCTAGTGCTTGA
- the LOC114369861 gene encoding protein PTST homolog 3, chloroplastic-like — MDSVWVCYFPSCTIFPCRQCKLSPTHLLQSSTSISLLRVRASQTTRAITRKSRRLKSDAEIRNDIREFLNSVGLPEDHIPSTKELLLHGWNDLANIVRRRGHKQIQELRTRSSLNDDADFLSAETSLDEGLDAANGFEDPLTGQSEKVDSLVDDIEALTEILLGSSSGSLYVDSSSSLGEGTNIAEEASTNIVEDGLSEVEDHAEVVNDVTEGNFYPTELTSVDNDYDSSIMRTEISGELPFEAVSSGNSEFEDSLVGKMVGEITLSLTESHSNTSCNDSNLDTEDKEFSHLEPLVGFPLEQKDLGALEGLNDSKDDIVEDVTTTSEVSVRENLSGDNKLDSVVHSAADSNSTNLDTLANLSLKEKVANFIQNGDLDPVEGTHLPEDNNVMAHGNSLTSKQVVPSGALDLDQPLWDDHLPHEDVTTHFNKDLDTEAPKVPNEIEINHLKFMLYQKESELSWLKEQIDKKKLALSVLQTKAEAEISKARKLISEKDAELHVAEGSLSELKEVQIEFCGDGDVVELAGSFNGWHHRIELDPQQSTSALDLDGSRSSRCWSTMLWLYPGVYEIKFVVDGKWITDPQRESVTRGHIRNNILRVDR, encoded by the exons ATGGACAGTGTGTGGGTGTGCTACTTCCCGAGCTGCACCATCTTTCCCTGTCGCCAGTGCAAGCTCTCTCCAACGCACCTTCTTCAATCTTCTACCTCAATCTCTCTTCTCCGCGTACGTGCTTCTCAAACCACAAGAGCCATAACAAG GAAAAGTCGAAGGCTGAAAAGCGACGCCGAGATCCGCAACGATATCCGCGAATTCCTCAATTCGGTTGGCCTCCCGGAGGATCACATTCCCTCCACCAAAGAGCTTCTGCTCCACGGATG GAATGACTTGGCAAACATTGTCAGAAGGAGAGGGCATAAACAAATTCAGGAGCTTCGAACAAGAAGCTCATTGAATGATGATGCTGATTTTTTGAGTGCTGAAACTAGCTTAGATGAGGGATTGGATGCTGCAAATGGTTTTGAAGATCCTTTAACAG GCCAGAGTGAGAAAGTGGACAGTTTGGTTGATGATATTGAAGCTTTGACAGAGATTCTTCTAGGAAGTAGTTCTGGTAGTTTGTATGTTGACTCTAGTTCAAGTTTAGGTGAAGGTACTAACATTGCTGAAGAAGCCTCAACTAATATTGTAGAGGATGGTCTTAGTGAAGTTGAAGATCATGCTGAAGTGGTCAACGATGTGACGGAGGGGAATTTCTACCCAACTGAATTGACTAGTGTGGATAATGATTATGATAGTTCCATCATGCGTACAGAAATTTCTGGTGAATTACCGTTTGAGGCAGTGTCTTCTGGAAATTCTGAGTTTGAGGATAGTCTAGTAGGCAAAATGGTGGGAGAGATAACCTTGTCGTTGACAGAAAGCCATTCCAACACTTCATGTAATGATTCCAATCTTGACACTGAAGACAAAGAGTTTAGTCATTTGGAACCATTAGTTGGTTTCCCTTTGGAGCAAAAGGACTTGGGTGCATTAGAAGGTCTGAATGACAGCAAAGATGATATTGTTGAGGATGTTACAACAACCTCTGAAGTTTCTGTTAGGGAAAATTTATCTGGTGACAACAAACTTGATTCAGTTGTTCATTCAGCGGCTGACAGCAATTCTACAAATCTTGACACTTTGGCCAACTTGTCTTTGAAGGAAAAGGTTGCAAATTTTATTCAGAATGGAGATTTGGATCCAGTTGAAG GTACCCATCTTCCTGAAGATAATAATGTCATGGCTCATGGGAACTCATTGACATCCAAGCAAGTTGTTCCATCTGGAGCATTGGATTTGGATCAGCCTCTTTG GGATGATCACTTGCCACACGAAGATGTAACTACTCATTTCAACAAGGACTTGGATACTGAG GCTCCAAAAGTGCCAAACGAAATTGAGATAAATCATCTCAAGTTCATGCTG taTCAGAAGGAGTCGGAACTGTCTTGGCTGAAGGAACAGATTGACAAGAAAAAG CTTGCTTTGTCTGTCTTGCAAACCAAGGCAGAGGCAGAAATCAGCAAAGCCAGAAAACTTATATCTGAAAAAGATGCAGAGTTACACGTTGCTGAAGGAAGTCTTTCAGAACTCAAGGAG GTTCAGATTGAGTTCTGTGGTGATGGTGATGTTGTGGAGCTGGCTGGTAGCTTCAACGGTTGGCATCACCGAATAGAACTGGATCCTCAACAATCAACTAGTGCTTTAGACCTTGATGGATCAAG GAGTTCCAGATGTTGGTCAACGATGTTGTGGCTTTATCCTGGTGTATATGAG ATCAAATTTGTCGTTGATGGCAAATGGATAACAGATCCTCAACGGGAGTCAGTAACAAGGGGTCACATACGTAACAACATTTTAAGAGTAGATAGATGA
- the LOC114369829 gene encoding transcription factor RAX2-like — MGRAPCCDKANVKKGPWSPEEDEKLREYIEKHGTGGNWIALPQKAGLKRCGKSCRLRWLNYLRPNLKHGEFSEGEDRIICTLFASIGSRWSIIASQLPGRTDNDIKNYWNTKLKKKMMGVKMNPSALKKPHQVNLSSMLQNSTPSSPFTSLSFKNNHNNSYYYQPHLPFTGSESMTYSSLLSDNYSTFESLQNYQVNNSGFMLGCETSCSSSSDGSCNNNQINHVKEAELGFIGDGTFCDQIIGGGFSYLNSGVELEDTQKLVPSNAGKVNSGVTDEESRLWGESPLEYGLEEIKQLISTSSCNNFMLDDSKTGEMAMYY; from the exons ATGGGAAGAGCTCCTTGTTGTGACAAGGCCAATGTAAAGAAAGGGCCATGGAGTCCTGAAGAAGATGAAAAGCTAAGAGAGTACATAGAGAAACATGGAACTGGAGGGAACTGGATTGCTCTCCCACAAAAAGCTG GTTTGAAAAGATGTGGGAAGAGTTGTAGACTCAGATGGCTTAATTATCTCAGACCAAACCTTAAGCATGGGGAGTTTTCTGAAGGTGAAGATAGAATAATCTGCACTCTCTTTGCTAGCATTGGAAGCAG GTGGTCAATAATAGCATCTCAGTTGCCAGGAAGGACTGACAATGATATCAAGAACTATTGGAACACCaagcttaagaaaaaaatgatgggaGTGAAAATGAACCCTTCAGCACTGAAGAAACCTCACCAAGTTAACCTTTCATCCATGCTTCAAAACTCAACACCATCATCACCCTTCACCTCATTATCCTTCAAAAACAACCACAACAACTCTTACTACTACCAACCCCATTTGCCCTTTACAGGCTCCGAGTCCATGACATATTCAAGTCTTCTCAGTGACAATTATTCCACTTTTGAGAGCCTTCAGAATTACCAAGTTAATAATAGTGGCTTTATGTTAGGATGTGAAACAAGTTGCAGCTCTTCTTCAGATGGAAGTTGCAACAACAATCAGATCAATCATGTCAAGGAAGCAGAACTTGGATTTATTGGTGATGGAACCTTTTGTGACCAGATAATAGGTGGTGGTTTTAGTTACCTCAATAGTGGGGTGGAACTGGAAGATACTCAAAAGTTGGTGCCCTCCAATGCTGGTAAGGTTAATAGTGGGGTGACAGATGAAGAAAGTAGATTATGGGGAGAAAGTCCATTAGAGTATGGTCTAGAAGAAATTAAACAGCTAATTAGCACTAGTAGTTGCAACAACTTTATGCTTGATGACAGCAAGACAGGGGAAATGGCCATGTACTACTGA
- the LOC114370072 gene encoding uncharacterized protein LOC114370072 isoform X2, producing the protein MAETSAAAICFSTFRFSFAPSRSPSKTFFFNNSFPFSPSSAPRLLHFAPKASPSGNISGDDSFGFFPWSDPDNEIQWIPEERITLFTADGLIQIGGSMIPRRVSSSDKLAKSKTAQKFQRFQESNYMDPNQGLCLGALFDIAATNGLDMGRRLCIFGFCRSIEMLSDVVEDTVLEHGGEIIAAEKASKGDLHEKLTMTVAVPLLWGVPPASETLHLAVKSGGGIVEKVYWQWDFL; encoded by the exons ATGGCGGAAACCTCTGCTGCTGCAATATGCTTCTCCACATTCAGATTCTCTTTCGCTCCGTCCCGTTCTCCTTCCAAGACCTTCTTCTTCAACAACTCGTTCCCTTTCTCTCCTTCTTCCGCACCGCGTCTTCTCCATTTCGCTCCCAAAGCCTCCCCCTCCGGTAACATCTCCGGCGACGATTCCTTCGGTTTTTTCCCTTGGTCCGATCCCGACAATG AAATTCAATGGATTCCTGAGGAGAGAATTACATTGTTCACTGCTGATGGATTGATCCAGATTGGAGGCTCCATGATTCCTCGCCGTGTCAGCTCTTCAGAT AAGCTAGCGAAATCCAAAACTGCTCAAAAGTTTCAACGATTTCAAGAGAGTAATTACATGGATCCCAATCAAGGCCTTTGTCTGGGTGCACTCTTTGATATCGCAGCTACTAAT GGACTTGATATGGGCAGAAGACTTTGTATTTTTGGATTCTGCCGTTCCATTGAGATGCTTAGTGATGTGGTGGAAGACACTGTTTTAGAGCATGGTGGAGAG ATTATTGCGGCGGAGAAGGCAAGCAAAGGTGATTTACACGAAAAGCTAACGATGACTGTTGCAGTGCCATTATTATGGGGGGTTCCTCCAGCTTCTGAGACACTTCACCTAGCTGTTAAAAGTGGTGGAGGGATTGTAGAGAAGGTCTATTGGCAATGGGACTTTCTGTAA
- the LOC114370072 gene encoding uncharacterized protein LOC114370072 isoform X1 yields the protein MAETSAAAICFSTFRFSFAPSRSPSKTFFFNNSFPFSPSSAPRLLHFAPKASPSGNISGDDSFGFFPWSDPDNEIQWIPEERITLFTADGLIQIGGSMIPRRVSSSDKKLAKSKTAQKFQRFQESNYMDPNQGLCLGALFDIAATNGLDMGRRLCIFGFCRSIEMLSDVVEDTVLEHGGEIIAAEKASKGDLHEKLTMTVAVPLLWGVPPASETLHLAVKSGGGIVEKVYWQWDFL from the exons ATGGCGGAAACCTCTGCTGCTGCAATATGCTTCTCCACATTCAGATTCTCTTTCGCTCCGTCCCGTTCTCCTTCCAAGACCTTCTTCTTCAACAACTCGTTCCCTTTCTCTCCTTCTTCCGCACCGCGTCTTCTCCATTTCGCTCCCAAAGCCTCCCCCTCCGGTAACATCTCCGGCGACGATTCCTTCGGTTTTTTCCCTTGGTCCGATCCCGACAATG AAATTCAATGGATTCCTGAGGAGAGAATTACATTGTTCACTGCTGATGGATTGATCCAGATTGGAGGCTCCATGATTCCTCGCCGTGTCAGCTCTTCAGAT AAGAAGCTAGCGAAATCCAAAACTGCTCAAAAGTTTCAACGATTTCAAGAGAGTAATTACATGGATCCCAATCAAGGCCTTTGTCTGGGTGCACTCTTTGATATCGCAGCTACTAAT GGACTTGATATGGGCAGAAGACTTTGTATTTTTGGATTCTGCCGTTCCATTGAGATGCTTAGTGATGTGGTGGAAGACACTGTTTTAGAGCATGGTGGAGAG ATTATTGCGGCGGAGAAGGCAAGCAAAGGTGATTTACACGAAAAGCTAACGATGACTGTTGCAGTGCCATTATTATGGGGGGTTCCTCCAGCTTCTGAGACACTTCACCTAGCTGTTAAAAGTGGTGGAGGGATTGTAGAGAAGGTCTATTGGCAATGGGACTTTCTGTAA